The Dehalobacter sp. DCM sequence ACAGGATATAGAGGATGGGCCCTGCAATCGTGCAGAAAAAGGCGGCCTCCCGACTGGCCTTATCCCAGAACAATGCCAGGATCATCGGCACGCCAATCACAATGACAAAAGCACCAAAACCAAAGGCATTGACAATGGTAATCAGAGGGATCTGTATTTCGCTCAGAATAAATGCGATGATTCCGATCACGGCCGTTGCAATCCGCGCAAAGCGCAGCTCTTGTCTTTCTGTCAAACTGACTCCTTTAATCCGGCAGAGAACATCGTGCACGATGCTGGATCCGGCTGCCATCAACAAAGCATCCAAGGTCGTAAAAACAGCCGCGAGTAAACAGAAAATCATCAGCAATCCGACAAATCCAGGCGCTACTTGCGCCAAAAATACAGCGAAGGCTTTATCCGATGTTTCGACGGCGATGCCCAGCGCCCGTGGAATCAAACCAATCAAGACTGCGGCAAACGTCCAATACAGGGAGATGACGACCCCCATAGGAAAAGCTAATCGTGCGGTTTTGCCGTCTTTCATCCCATAAAAAGCCGGAATAATATGCGGACTGCTGAATAAGCCGAACATATAGACAAACGCTAAATTAAACCAGAGCGAACGCGGCATTTCTCCAAAAAAGGTCGTTAAACTGTAGTTTTTCTGCGCCAATAAAGTATCCAGTCCGGAGATACCACCAACCGCTCTCCAACCAACAATAATAGCCGCTGTAACAGCAGTAATCATGATCATGCCCTGGACGACATCCAGATAGGCAATCGCCTTACGGCCACCCAACGAAGAAAAAACAACCAGTACCACACTAAATATGATCAGCGCCCAAAGGTACGGTATCCCCAGATAGCTCTCCAGGGTTAATGCTACCGATCGTAATTGGACGACAAGCATAGGAATGCTGAAAAGAACAATCCAAAATGCGACGATTGGATAAAAGTGTTTGGATCCATACCTTTTCACAAACAATTCCGGTGTCGTAATGGCTTGGATTTTATGGGACACCTCACGAATCTTTGGCGCAATCAGAAACCAACTGATAAATACGCCCAAAGCTGCTCCAAGCTGCCAAGTAGCGCCGCCCCAGCCATACTTGTAAGCCATACCCGCTCCGCCGACAAACAAGCCTGCACTGGTAGCTGCAGTTGCAGCCGTGAAAGCCGAGGTGACAGGCCCTAACATCCGGCCGCCAAAAACGTATC is a genomic window containing:
- a CDS encoding sodium:solute symporter family protein — protein: MMEIGKYIALFIFFIVLPCWAVYYGRSGMKSLEGYVFGGRMLGPVTSAFTAATAATSAGLFVGGAGMAYKYGWGGATWQLGAALGVFISWFLIAPKIREVSHKIQAITTPELFVKRYGSKHFYPIVAFWIVLFSIPMLVVQLRSVALTLESYLGIPYLWALIIFSVVLVVFSSLGGRKAIAYLDVVQGMIMITAVTAAIIVGWRAVGGISGLDTLLAQKNYSLTTFFGEMPRSLWFNLAFVYMFGLFSSPHIIPAFYGMKDGKTARLAFPMGVVISLYWTFAAVLIGLIPRALGIAVETSDKAFAVFLAQVAPGFVGLLMIFCLLAAVFTTLDALLMAAGSSIVHDVLCRIKGVSLTERQELRFARIATAVIGIIAFILSEIQIPLITIVNAFGFGAFVIVIGVPMILALFWDKASREAAFFCTIAGPILYILWHYFLVDITGLGELPGTLIVVLTVSIILSLLKPANQQSYFRQYQETYFQKIKA